A single region of the Solwaraspora sp. WMMD791 genome encodes:
- a CDS encoding aldehyde dehydrogenase, which yields MRLCWWSSRAVAATGRVARLEGDRVAMPDAIRTVDLLIGGTWTPAQAGRRTTKVHNVDDEPLWEVAAAGRADATAAVDAAAAAKATWGTWSPGQRREVLQRAAGLLTERGEEIVGTMCQETGAVLSWCRFNLKLATDMLIGAAAATYDIVGDVIPSDVPGMTALGVRQPVGVVVGLAPWNAPLILGVRAVALPLAYGNTVVLKASEEAPATHVAIAAALHDAGMPPGAINVITNAPADAAEVVDELICHPQTRCINFTGSTSVGRIIGEKAGRHLKRTVLELGGKAPMLVLADADIPAAVRAAIAGSFMNQGQICMSTERIVVDRTVADDFLDELVVNAGRLAKGDPLQPSTELGPLVNQHSVDHVASLVTDAQDNGAEVLIGGKADGLFYPPTVLRGVTPKMRIYHEESFGPVAAVIEVDGVDEAVRVANDTELGLASAVFSRDVANALQVARRIEAGICHINGTSVHDEPQMPFGGVKASGWGRFGSQAALAEFTDLRWITISPLDRQYPIGPRVPSLSGI from the coding sequence TTGCGGCTGTGCTGGTGGTCGAGTCGCGCCGTGGCAGCGACAGGTCGTGTCGCGCGACTGGAGGGAGACCGCGTCGCCATGCCGGACGCTATCCGTACCGTCGATCTGTTGATCGGTGGGACGTGGACACCTGCTCAAGCAGGGCGAAGAACCACAAAGGTACACAATGTAGATGATGAGCCGCTGTGGGAGGTTGCAGCCGCCGGCCGTGCCGACGCGACGGCTGCCGTTGATGCGGCGGCCGCCGCCAAGGCCACCTGGGGAACCTGGTCGCCGGGGCAGCGGCGCGAGGTACTACAGCGCGCTGCGGGTCTGCTCACCGAACGCGGCGAGGAGATCGTCGGGACCATGTGCCAGGAGACCGGCGCGGTGCTCAGCTGGTGCCGATTCAACCTGAAGCTCGCCACGGACATGCTCATCGGGGCGGCCGCGGCGACGTACGACATCGTCGGCGACGTCATCCCCTCCGACGTGCCCGGCATGACCGCGCTCGGCGTCCGCCAGCCGGTAGGGGTTGTCGTCGGCCTTGCCCCGTGGAACGCGCCGCTCATCCTGGGTGTGCGAGCCGTCGCGCTTCCGCTCGCATACGGCAACACGGTGGTGCTCAAAGCGAGCGAGGAGGCCCCGGCGACCCACGTGGCGATCGCCGCCGCCCTGCACGACGCTGGTATGCCGCCCGGCGCGATCAACGTGATCACGAACGCCCCGGCCGACGCGGCGGAGGTTGTCGACGAGTTGATCTGCCACCCGCAGACCCGCTGCATCAACTTCACCGGTTCGACCTCAGTCGGGCGGATCATCGGTGAGAAGGCCGGCCGGCACCTGAAGCGCACCGTCCTCGAACTCGGCGGCAAGGCACCGATGCTGGTGCTGGCCGACGCGGACATCCCCGCAGCGGTCCGCGCCGCCATCGCCGGCTCCTTCATGAACCAGGGTCAGATCTGCATGTCGACCGAGCGAATCGTGGTGGACCGCACGGTCGCCGACGACTTCCTCGACGAGTTGGTGGTCAACGCAGGCAGGCTGGCCAAGGGCGATCCGCTTCAACCGTCGACCGAACTCGGCCCACTGGTGAACCAGCATTCCGTCGACCACGTCGCGTCGCTCGTCACCGACGCCCAGGACAATGGCGCCGAGGTGCTCATCGGAGGCAAGGCCGACGGATTGTTCTATCCACCGACCGTACTGCGTGGAGTGACCCCGAAGATGCGGATCTACCATGAGGAGTCGTTCGGGCCAGTCGCCGCGGTGATCGAGGTGGATGGCGTCGACGAGGCCGTCCGAGTCGCCAACGACACCGAGCTCGGCCTGGCCAGCGCGGTGTTCAGCCGCGACGTCGCCAACGCCTTGCAGGTGGCCCGTCGGATCGAAGCCGGGATCTGCCACATCAACGGCACCTCCGTTCACGACGAGCCGCAGATGCCATTCGGCGGCGTCAAGGCAAGCGGCTGGGGTCGGTTCGGCTCCCAGGCTGCGCTTGCCGAATTCACCGACCTACGATGGATCACCATCTCGCCCTTGGACCGGCAGTACCCGATTGGGCCACGCGTCCCGTCCCTGTCCGGGATCTGA
- a CDS encoding IS5 family transposase, which translates to MGRRRAYPSDLTDEQWAVIELILPLIKEPGRVPKHPRRDIVDAILYVIVGGVSWRQLPADFPPWQTVYWQFRQWERRGVTERIVWVLREELRVDAGRDPQPSAGIIDSQSVKGADTVGSDSRGYDAGKKINGRRRFIVTDTMGLLVTVWVLAASWQDRDGGRGALVAAMAATPSLRLVFADQGFAGRFVDWCDSVLGLAVEIVRPPAGQRGFQVHRRRWVVERTLAWLTACRRLARDYERHPAVSEAMIRWAAINQMVRRLTRGGPSRRQRRRTFDWPD; encoded by the coding sequence ATGGGAAGGCGACGGGCGTACCCCTCGGACCTGACGGATGAGCAGTGGGCGGTCATCGAGCTGATACTGCCGTTGATCAAGGAGCCTGGTCGGGTGCCGAAGCACCCGCGTCGGGACATCGTGGACGCGATCCTCTACGTGATCGTCGGTGGTGTGTCGTGGCGGCAGCTGCCGGCGGACTTCCCGCCGTGGCAGACGGTGTACTGGCAGTTCAGGCAGTGGGAGAGGCGTGGGGTCACCGAACGGATCGTGTGGGTGTTGCGGGAGGAGCTACGGGTCGACGCGGGCCGGGATCCGCAGCCGTCGGCGGGGATCATCGACTCGCAGAGCGTCAAGGGTGCGGACACCGTCGGGTCGGACAGCCGTGGCTATGACGCGGGGAAGAAGATCAACGGCAGGAGGCGGTTCATCGTGACCGACACGATGGGTCTGCTGGTCACGGTGTGGGTGCTCGCCGCGTCGTGGCAGGACCGGGACGGGGGCAGGGGTGCGCTGGTCGCGGCCATGGCGGCGACGCCGTCGCTGCGTCTGGTCTTCGCTGACCAGGGGTTCGCGGGCAGGTTTGTCGACTGGTGTGACTCGGTGTTGGGGCTGGCGGTGGAGATCGTGCGTCCGCCGGCGGGTCAGCGCGGGTTTCAGGTGCACCGCCGGCGGTGGGTGGTCGAGCGCACGTTGGCCTGGTTGACCGCCTGTCGGCGTCTGGCCCGTGACTACGAACGCCACCCGGCGGTGTCGGAAGCGATGATCCGGTGGGCGGCGATCAATCAGATGGTGCGTCGATTAACTCGCGGTGGACCCTCTCGCCGTCAGCGACGTCGGACCTTCGACTGGCCCGACTGA
- a CDS encoding DUF5995 family protein — MPELRWGHVHDQIMEILCHRPTDVAGVVEDLAALQLLLTEATPDDPENPVADFNHLYWVITRTIQERLEAGAFADPEFLTLLDIEFAERYFEALRCWGNRADTPAAWQVLFRRLRDESVRSLPSAAAGVNAHINYDLPFALLNTWAKLGSGPENDAQHRDYLYINEIFFDRIPELRRSYLSTWQICIDRLNGRIDDWYQNRLVEFTRDIAWRDAARMWAMRDDSAAMESERIRLDRHTAFLGWALLSPVGSLLQ, encoded by the coding sequence ATGCCGGAACTTCGCTGGGGTCACGTGCACGACCAGATCATGGAGATTCTCTGCCATCGGCCGACCGACGTCGCCGGTGTGGTCGAGGATCTGGCCGCGCTGCAACTGCTGCTGACCGAGGCCACGCCGGACGACCCGGAGAACCCGGTCGCCGACTTCAACCATCTCTACTGGGTCATCACCCGGACCATTCAGGAACGACTCGAGGCCGGTGCGTTCGCCGACCCGGAGTTCCTCACCCTGCTGGACATCGAGTTCGCCGAGCGGTACTTCGAGGCGTTGCGCTGCTGGGGCAACCGGGCCGACACCCCGGCCGCCTGGCAGGTCCTGTTCCGTCGGCTGCGGGACGAGAGCGTACGGTCGTTGCCGTCGGCGGCCGCCGGGGTGAACGCCCATATCAACTACGACCTGCCGTTCGCGCTGCTGAACACCTGGGCGAAGCTGGGGTCGGGTCCGGAGAACGACGCCCAGCACCGCGACTACCTGTACATCAACGAGATCTTCTTCGACCGGATCCCCGAGCTGCGGCGCAGCTACCTGAGCACCTGGCAGATCTGCATCGACCGGTTGAACGGGCGTATCGACGACTGGTACCAGAACCGGTTGGTCGAGTTCACCCGGGACATCGCCTGGCGCGACGCCGCCCGGATGTGGGCGATGCGCGACGACTCGGCGGCGATGGAGAGCGAGCGGATTCGGCTGGACCGGCACACCGCGTTCCTGGGTTGGGCGCTGCTGTCTCCGGTCGGCAGCCTGCTGCAGTGA
- a CDS encoding trypsin-like serine protease: protein MRIRLTLAIAATALVGVFVAPTAAAAAPEPIIGGSTVSSAPWAAAVFQNGSFACSGSIIAPRWVLTARHCIGGTMSVRVGSVYRSSGGTTSSVSATYSRYDLGLLYLSSSISTTYVTLASSNPPVGSTNTIFGWGRTCSTCDASPQLKTASVRTTTNGASDAYGGPAIRSTGVNGVAWRGDSGGPQFYNGQQVGVCSTGNGSTYQNYGSVAASRSWIASVAGV, encoded by the coding sequence TTGCGTATCCGACTCACCTTGGCGATCGCCGCGACAGCTCTCGTCGGTGTATTCGTCGCGCCGACCGCAGCGGCTGCGGCGCCAGAGCCGATCATTGGCGGCAGTACGGTTTCCTCGGCGCCCTGGGCGGCGGCCGTGTTCCAGAACGGCTCGTTCGCCTGCTCGGGCTCGATCATCGCGCCGCGCTGGGTGCTGACCGCGCGGCACTGCATCGGCGGCACGATGTCCGTACGGGTGGGCAGCGTCTACCGTTCCTCCGGCGGCACGACCAGCTCGGTCAGCGCCACGTACAGCCGCTACGACCTCGGCCTGCTCTACCTGAGCTCGTCCATCTCCACCACCTACGTCACGCTGGCCTCGAGCAACCCGCCGGTCGGCTCGACGAACACGATTTTCGGCTGGGGCCGGACCTGCAGCACCTGCGATGCGTCGCCGCAGCTCAAGACCGCGTCGGTGCGGACGACCACGAATGGCGCCAGTGACGCGTACGGCGGCCCGGCGATCCGCAGCACCGGGGTCAACGGGGTCGCCTGGCGGGGTGATTCCGGTGGCCCGCAGTTCTACAACGGACAGCAGGTCGGCGTCTGCTCGACCGGCAACGGTTCGACCTACCAGAACTACGGATCGGTTGCCGCCAGCCGGAGCTGGATCGCTTCGGTCGCCGGTGTCTGA
- a CDS encoding ISL3 family transposase: protein MFSGLSPLVIEDVVDEGERIVVRARTPHGTAVCPMCGVQSGRVHGYHLRTVTDVPVDGRQVVLRVRVRRLVCPTHGCQQTFREQTPGILERYQRRTHRLSQQVKAVVTELAGRAGARLLAALTMGLSRHTALRALLRIPLPTARTPRVIGVDDFALRRRHRYATVIIDAETHDRIDVLPDRAADTLEAWLREHPGIEVVCRDGSATYAQAIRRALPDAVQVADRWHLWHNLCEAALSEVKAHSTCWAAVLDAPVYDGPRAQTTLHRWHQVHHLLDQGVGLLECARRLQLALNTVKRYARADRPERILRVPKYRPSLVDPYREHLRTRRAEDPAVPVAHLYDQIKALGFTGCLNLLHKYINQGRADADRSHISPRRLARMILTRPATLTPDHRDLLARLTAACPEMTELAAAVGRFAVLLTPHAGNTDRLSRWIDQVRTVDLPHLHAFTRGLDRDRDAVNAALTLPYSNSPTEGVNTKTKRIARQMHGRAGFTLLRHRILLG, encoded by the coding sequence GTGTTTTCGGGTCTTTCCCCGCTGGTCATCGAGGATGTGGTCGACGAGGGCGAGCGGATCGTGGTGCGGGCACGGACTCCACACGGCACCGCTGTCTGTCCGATGTGCGGCGTTCAGTCGGGCCGGGTGCACGGATACCACCTACGGACCGTCACCGACGTGCCGGTCGACGGACGGCAGGTCGTCCTCCGGGTCCGGGTGCGACGCCTGGTATGCCCCACCCACGGCTGCCAGCAGACCTTCCGCGAGCAGACCCCCGGAATCCTGGAGCGCTACCAACGACGCACACACCGGCTGTCCCAGCAGGTCAAGGCCGTCGTCACCGAACTGGCGGGCCGAGCAGGGGCACGGCTACTCGCGGCCCTCACCATGGGGCTGTCCCGCCACACGGCCCTGCGGGCCCTGCTGCGCATCCCGCTACCCACCGCACGCACGCCCCGGGTGATCGGCGTCGACGACTTCGCTCTACGGCGGCGGCACCGCTACGCCACCGTCATCATCGACGCCGAAACCCACGACCGCATCGACGTACTACCCGACCGCGCCGCCGACACCCTGGAAGCCTGGCTGCGCGAGCATCCCGGGATCGAGGTCGTCTGCCGTGACGGCTCCGCCACCTACGCCCAGGCCATCCGCCGCGCCCTGCCCGACGCGGTGCAGGTCGCGGACAGGTGGCACCTGTGGCACAACCTGTGCGAAGCCGCCCTCAGCGAAGTGAAGGCGCACAGCACCTGCTGGGCCGCCGTGCTGGACGCACCGGTGTATGACGGACCCCGCGCGCAGACGACCCTGCACCGCTGGCACCAGGTCCACCATCTGCTCGACCAGGGCGTGGGCCTGCTGGAATGCGCCCGCCGCCTCCAACTGGCGCTCAACACCGTCAAACGCTACGCCCGAGCCGACCGACCCGAACGGATCCTCCGCGTCCCCAAGTACCGGCCCAGCCTCGTCGACCCCTACCGCGAGCACCTGCGCACCCGCCGGGCCGAGGACCCCGCCGTCCCCGTCGCGCACCTCTACGACCAGATCAAGGCCCTCGGCTTCACCGGCTGCCTCAACCTGCTGCACAAGTACATCAACCAGGGCCGCGCCGACGCCGACCGCAGTCACATCTCCCCACGCCGGCTCGCCCGGATGATCCTCACCCGACCCGCCACCCTCACACCCGACCACCGCGACCTCCTGGCACGGCTGACCGCGGCCTGCCCCGAGATGACCGAACTCGCCGCCGCCGTCGGGCGCTTCGCCGTACTCCTGACCCCTCACGCAGGAAACACCGACCGGCTCTCCCGCTGGATCGACCAGGTCCGCACCGTCGACCTGCCGCACCTGCACGCCTTCACCCGGGGCCTGGACCGCGACCGCGACGCCGTGAACGCCGCGCTCACGCTGCCCTACAGCAACAGCCCCACCGAAGGCGTCAACACCAAGACCAAACGCATCGCACGCCAAATGCACGGACGAGCAGGCTTCACCCTCCTCCGCCACCGCATCCTCCTCGGATAA
- a CDS encoding LuxR family transcriptional regulator, with protein sequence MIGLTQSREASSLAWGADDVPFVGRQDQLRVLHESLRRVERGDTAAVFVMGESGIGKTRLLSAASDRLRTAGALVLTGACLDIGDSSPLHPLRQALRRYRPEPGRSGAVASAAARDLLAVLDGDARDPDGAGAVLERVSRGLGGVAAGRTLVLAVDDLQWADLTTRHLLLYLIAGLSDVRLLLLAAARSDTLQADDPIRRMVLELRRSRARSGAVHVLELTPLDRTETAELVAEVVGGQPDPDLAESVWRRSGGVPFVAEELARDARDGRVGLSETLREITLAHVDALPADAQLVAHAVAAGVEPVAHDLLAGVVQLAEDRLLQAVRDAVGQRVLLSEPDGYRFRYPLIREVLQPRLLPGERVRWHRRYAETLAAVPSGDLQHARLAYHWREAGETTRALPAVVAAAEEAERLYGFAEAFEHWASAVDLANQVPPAWLMEFDVTTLGRRAAEAAHRSGEHERALALLEQLATNLFGPPPSWLYTLRARYLTAVGQLAAAEREYDRTLAAADVAPSERVAAAAHSADLLLQLCRYADAGRRAREALDLAAGVPDAASAMVLAGVTLGYSQAYLNDPAAGKEAVREARRTAESFGGPEDVAVADLQLAELLSGPLNELEDGVAVARQGAERAERVGLARTYGTRLLSVAANGLFRLGRWAEAEELIAAALRHRPSGADAVELLLARCRIHVGFGRLDGAEADLEAIETLLAAGGGVRYMLPLLTLRAGLAMWRGRHREARDAVGQGIDLAESRSDDVWLQAPLVWHGLRAEAEARSAGAPPCPKVVQRLVGVVERMERSSTTDTAAPVRDAVIGYRELCAAEISRIDGRSDPALWDRAAQVWERRSHPYPAAYARLRQAEALYAIRTRNAEATRALQSAYRTARRLGARPFTEEIQALAKRARIALHAGESEPMPEVDSAEPVTLRAGLTSPPSVGDRVARALGNERTGRSSVTERTSRVLSPRTADELAVLTDRERQVLELVAEGRTNRATAEALFISERTVGVHVSNILNKLQVKTRVEATRVFMRNQPRA encoded by the coding sequence GTGATCGGATTGACACAGTCACGCGAAGCCAGCTCGCTGGCCTGGGGCGCCGACGATGTTCCCTTCGTCGGGCGCCAGGACCAGCTGCGGGTGCTGCACGAGTCGCTACGTAGGGTCGAACGGGGGGACACGGCCGCGGTCTTCGTCATGGGCGAGAGCGGCATCGGCAAGACGCGGCTGCTCAGCGCGGCCAGCGACAGGTTACGGACCGCCGGTGCATTGGTTCTTACTGGCGCATGTCTGGACATTGGGGACTCATCACCATTGCATCCGCTGCGCCAGGCGTTGCGGCGATACCGTCCGGAGCCGGGCCGATCCGGTGCCGTCGCCAGCGCCGCAGCCCGCGACCTGCTCGCGGTGCTCGACGGCGACGCCCGGGACCCCGACGGGGCCGGTGCGGTGCTGGAGCGGGTCTCTCGCGGGCTGGGTGGCGTTGCCGCCGGCCGCACCCTGGTCCTTGCCGTCGACGATCTGCAGTGGGCCGACCTGACCACCCGTCACCTGCTGCTGTACCTGATCGCCGGGTTGAGCGACGTACGGCTGCTGCTGCTCGCCGCCGCCCGCTCCGACACGCTGCAGGCCGACGACCCGATCCGCCGGATGGTGCTGGAACTACGCCGCTCCCGGGCTCGCTCCGGAGCGGTGCACGTGCTGGAGCTGACTCCGTTGGACCGGACCGAGACCGCCGAACTGGTGGCCGAGGTGGTCGGCGGCCAACCCGATCCCGACCTCGCCGAGTCGGTGTGGCGGCGCAGCGGCGGTGTGCCGTTCGTGGCCGAGGAGCTGGCCCGCGACGCCCGCGACGGCCGGGTCGGGCTCTCCGAGACGCTGCGGGAGATCACCCTGGCGCACGTGGACGCGCTGCCGGCCGACGCGCAGCTGGTGGCCCACGCCGTCGCGGCGGGCGTGGAGCCGGTGGCGCACGACCTGCTGGCCGGGGTGGTGCAGCTGGCCGAGGACCGGTTGCTCCAGGCGGTACGGGACGCGGTCGGTCAGCGGGTGCTGCTGTCCGAGCCGGACGGCTACCGGTTCCGCTATCCGTTGATCAGGGAGGTGCTGCAACCCCGGCTGCTGCCGGGTGAGCGGGTCCGCTGGCACCGCCGGTACGCCGAGACCCTCGCCGCCGTACCCTCCGGCGACCTGCAGCACGCCCGCTTGGCGTACCACTGGCGGGAGGCCGGGGAGACGACGCGGGCGTTGCCCGCGGTGGTGGCCGCGGCCGAGGAGGCCGAGCGGCTGTACGGTTTCGCCGAGGCGTTCGAGCACTGGGCCAGCGCCGTGGACCTGGCCAACCAGGTGCCGCCCGCCTGGCTGATGGAGTTCGACGTCACCACACTGGGGCGCCGGGCGGCGGAGGCGGCGCACCGCAGCGGGGAGCACGAGCGTGCGCTGGCGTTGCTGGAGCAGTTGGCGACGAACCTGTTCGGGCCGCCGCCGTCCTGGCTGTACACGCTGCGGGCCCGGTACCTGACGGCGGTCGGGCAGTTGGCCGCCGCCGAGCGCGAGTACGACCGGACGCTCGCCGCCGCCGACGTCGCCCCGAGTGAACGGGTCGCCGCCGCCGCGCACTCGGCCGACCTGCTGCTGCAGCTGTGTCGGTACGCCGACGCCGGTCGGCGGGCCCGTGAGGCCCTCGACCTGGCTGCCGGGGTGCCCGACGCCGCCTCGGCGATGGTGCTGGCGGGGGTGACCCTCGGCTACAGCCAGGCGTACCTCAACGACCCGGCGGCCGGCAAGGAGGCGGTCCGCGAGGCTCGGCGTACCGCCGAGTCGTTCGGCGGCCCGGAGGACGTCGCCGTCGCCGACCTGCAGCTCGCCGAGCTGCTCAGCGGCCCGTTGAACGAGCTGGAGGACGGCGTCGCGGTCGCCCGGCAGGGTGCCGAGCGGGCCGAACGGGTGGGGTTGGCCCGCACGTACGGCACCCGGCTGCTGTCGGTCGCGGCGAACGGTCTGTTCCGGCTGGGCCGGTGGGCCGAGGCCGAGGAGCTGATCGCCGCCGCCCTGCGGCACCGCCCGTCCGGCGCGGACGCGGTCGAGCTGCTGCTCGCGCGGTGCCGGATCCATGTCGGTTTCGGGCGGCTCGACGGTGCCGAGGCCGACCTGGAAGCGATCGAGACGCTGCTCGCCGCCGGTGGCGGGGTCCGGTACATGCTGCCGTTGCTGACGCTGCGGGCCGGTCTGGCGATGTGGCGTGGCCGGCACCGGGAGGCCCGGGACGCGGTCGGGCAGGGGATCGACCTGGCGGAGAGCCGATCCGACGACGTCTGGCTGCAGGCGCCGCTGGTCTGGCACGGGCTGCGGGCCGAGGCGGAGGCCCGGTCGGCCGGCGCGCCGCCCTGCCCGAAGGTCGTGCAGCGGCTGGTCGGGGTGGTCGAGCGGATGGAACGCAGCAGCACCACTGACACCGCGGCCCCGGTACGGGACGCGGTGATCGGCTACCGGGAGCTCTGCGCGGCGGAGATCAGCCGGATCGACGGCCGGTCCGATCCGGCGCTGTGGGACCGGGCCGCCCAGGTGTGGGAGCGGCGCAGCCACCCGTACCCGGCGGCCTACGCCCGGCTGCGGCAGGCGGAGGCGCTGTACGCGATCCGTACCCGTAACGCCGAGGCGACCCGGGCGCTGCAGTCGGCGTACCGGACCGCCCGGCGGCTCGGTGCCCGGCCGTTCACCGAGGAGATCCAGGCGCTGGCGAAGCGGGCCCGGATCGCCCTGCACGCCGGGGAGTCCGAGCCGATGCCCGAGGTGGACAGTGCGGAGCCGGTCACCCTGCGGGCCGGGTTGACCAGCCCGCCCAGCGTCGGCGACCGGGTCGCTCGCGCGCTGGGCAACGAGCGTACCGGCCGGTCGTCGGTGACCGAGCGGACCAGCCGGGTGCTGTCGCCGCGCACGGCGGACGAGTTGGCGGTGCTGACCGACCGGGAGCGGCAGGTGCTGGAGCTGGTGGCGGAGGGGCGGACGAACCGGGCCACCGCCGAGGCGTTGTTCATCAGCGAGCGCACCGTGGGCGTACACGTCTCGAACATCCTGAACAAGCTGCAGGTCAAGACGCGGGTCGAGGCGACCCGGGTGTTCATGCGCAATCAGCCACGTGCCTGA
- a CDS encoding transposase yields MSRTVKRAFKYRFHPTPEQAGELARTFGCVRLVYDMALAARSEAWTQRRERVTYHATSAMLTGWKKTDELAFLNDVSCVPLQQALRHLQTAFTNFWAKRAGYPTFKSKRRSRRSAEYTASAFRWRDGRLTLAKMSEPLDIVWSRPLRQGAVPSTVTVSQDPAGRWFVSLLCDDRIEHVPASGAVGVDAGLDSLFTLSTGEKVPNPRHEHRDRDRLARAQRNLARKARGSANRARARLAVARVHARIADRRRDHLHKLTTRLVRENQTIVIEDLTVRNMMANHSLARAISDAAWRQFRTMLGYKADWYGRDLVVVDRWFPSTRRCSACGAIADRMPLTVRSWTCRCGRTHDRDVNAARNILAEGLSVTACGGGVRPQRTHVRTGRPPAKQEPPGATQGTPVR; encoded by the coding sequence GTGTCCAGGACCGTGAAGCGGGCGTTCAAGTACCGCTTCCACCCCACCCCGGAGCAGGCCGGCGAGCTTGCCCGGACGTTCGGTTGTGTCCGGCTGGTCTACGACATGGCCCTGGCCGCCCGCAGCGAGGCGTGGACCCAGCGTCGGGAACGGGTCACCTACCACGCCACGTCGGCGATGCTGACCGGGTGGAAGAAGACCGACGAACTCGCGTTCCTCAACGACGTCTCCTGCGTCCCTCTGCAGCAGGCGCTGCGGCATCTGCAGACCGCGTTCACCAACTTCTGGGCGAAACGCGCCGGGTATCCGACGTTCAAGTCGAAAAGACGGTCGCGCCGGTCGGCGGAGTACACCGCGAGCGCGTTCCGGTGGCGCGACGGCCGGCTCACCCTGGCGAAGATGTCCGAACCGTTGGACATCGTCTGGTCCCGGCCGCTGCGGCAGGGTGCGGTGCCGTCGACGGTGACGGTGTCGCAGGACCCGGCGGGCCGCTGGTTCGTCTCCCTGCTCTGCGACGACCGGATCGAGCACGTACCGGCGTCGGGTGCGGTAGGGGTCGACGCCGGCCTCGACAGCCTGTTCACCCTCTCCACCGGGGAGAAGGTCCCCAACCCGAGGCACGAACACCGCGACCGCGATCGGCTGGCCCGCGCCCAGCGCAACCTCGCGCGCAAGGCCCGAGGTTCGGCGAACCGGGCCAGAGCCCGACTGGCGGTGGCCCGGGTTCATGCCCGGATCGCCGACCGCCGCCGCGACCACCTGCACAAACTCACCACTCGGCTCGTTCGTGAAAACCAAACGATCGTGATCGAGGACCTGACCGTCCGCAACATGATGGCCAACCACAGTCTGGCCCGCGCCATCTCGGATGCGGCCTGGCGGCAGTTCCGCACCATGCTGGGGTACAAGGCGGACTGGTACGGCCGGGACCTGGTGGTAGTCGACCGCTGGTTCCCGTCGACCCGACGGTGCTCCGCCTGCGGCGCCATCGCTGACCGGATGCCGTTGACGGTCCGGTCGTGGACCTGCCGGTGCGGGCGGACCCACGACCGGGACGTCAACGCGGCCCGCAACATCCTCGCGGAGGGGCTTTCCGTGACTGCCTGTGGAGGCGGTGTAAGACCCCAACGGACGCACGTCCGGACGGGGCGGCCGCCGGCGAAACAGGAACCCCCTGGGGCGACCCAGGGAACCCCAGTCCGTTAG
- a CDS encoding multidrug effflux MFS transporter, whose product MTALAQRPDAPAPATASTPAAGPTPGELFTTWQRVRLILVLGTLIAVGPLTIDMYLPALPAIGDDLQTTAAGVQLTLTGTLAGLAVGQLIIGPLSDVWGRRRPLLAGTALHVLASLLCVIAPNIAVLGGLRVVQGFGAAAASVIAMAVVRDLFTGIAFARVLSRLLLVMGVAPVLAPTLGSALLNWTQWRGVFAALAVLGVALFAVTMFGLPETLPPHHRRPARVLDTLRVYGSLLRDRVFVGLVLVAGFAMAALFAYVAGSSFVLQDQYGLDEQQFGIAFGAGAIGMITATQLNVRLLRRYSPQQILLTSLIAALTCGIVLLGFAVTNFGGLAGVLIPLWAVLAATGFALPNAPALALAGHGEAAGTASALLGAVQFGVGALAAPAVGMLGTGSTAMATVITGGMLAAVIVLVVVVRPGRLPVPDRNESIPLGGH is encoded by the coding sequence ATGACAGCGCTCGCCCAACGCCCGGACGCGCCGGCTCCCGCCACCGCGTCGACTCCTGCGGCGGGGCCGACCCCAGGTGAGCTATTCACCACGTGGCAACGGGTCCGACTGATCCTGGTGCTCGGCACGCTCATCGCGGTCGGCCCACTGACGATCGACATGTACCTGCCCGCGCTGCCGGCGATCGGTGACGACCTCCAGACGACCGCCGCCGGGGTCCAGTTGACCCTGACCGGCACCCTTGCCGGACTCGCCGTCGGGCAGCTGATCATCGGCCCGCTCTCCGACGTGTGGGGCCGGCGGCGACCGTTGCTCGCCGGAACCGCACTGCACGTACTCGCCTCACTGCTCTGTGTGATTGCACCGAACATCGCGGTACTTGGCGGCCTCCGGGTGGTGCAGGGCTTCGGCGCCGCAGCCGCCTCGGTGATCGCGATGGCCGTCGTCCGTGACCTGTTCACCGGCATCGCGTTCGCCCGGGTGTTGTCCCGGCTGCTGCTGGTAATGGGAGTGGCGCCGGTGCTCGCGCCCACGCTCGGCAGCGCTCTGCTGAACTGGACCCAGTGGCGCGGGGTGTTCGCCGCACTCGCCGTACTGGGGGTCGCACTGTTCGCGGTGACCATGTTCGGCCTGCCGGAGACGCTCCCGCCGCACCACCGTCGCCCGGCGCGGGTGCTGGACACCCTGCGCGTGTACGGCAGCCTGCTGCGCGACCGCGTCTTCGTCGGCCTCGTGCTGGTCGCCGGCTTCGCCATGGCGGCACTCTTCGCGTACGTCGCCGGCTCGTCCTTCGTGCTGCAGGACCAGTACGGGCTGGACGAGCAGCAGTTCGGCATCGCCTTCGGGGCCGGCGCGATCGGCATGATCACCGCGACCCAGCTGAACGTTCGGCTCCTGCGCCGCTACTCCCCGCAGCAGATCCTGCTGACCTCCCTGATCGCCGCTCTGACGTGCGGCATCGTGCTCCTCGGCTTCGCCGTCACGAACTTCGGCGGACTCGCCGGGGTGCTGATCCCGCTCTGGGCCGTGCTCGCCGCCACCGGCTTCGCCCTGCCGAACGCGCCGGCCCTGGCACTGGCCGGCCACGGCGAAGCCGCCGGCACTGCCTCCGCGCTACTCGGCGCCGTGCAGTTCGGGGTCGGCGCACTCGCCGCACCAGCCGTCGGCATGCTCGGCACCGGCAGCACCGCGATGGCGACAGTGATCACCGGCGGCATGCTGGCCGCAGTCATCGTGCTGGTGGTCGTCGTACGGCCCGGCCGGTTGCCGGTTCCGGACCGCAACGAGTCGATCCCACTGGGAGGGCACTGA